The Sphingosinithalassobacter sp. CS137 genome includes a region encoding these proteins:
- a CDS encoding autotransporter domain-containing protein, translating to MMMLQKKSTASTRAVKTALLTSAAGLCLLGSAAHAQSGPEMAQDVAHAGGANLGVEFIHNTPQAASIEGVQDQPQIVITGPGQGETPTTIRDTAVDVTGVGMFYRADGFVCTGTLINPRTVIFAAHCVNDVETENWGSATGGIPAAFSFRSNALPGFQNWFANNFETNTDVDVYNVNQIVFHPDSLETGFLEADVAIASLDTPAANIPTWALLFSALPAPESISLTSGTGYHVKLNGYGGTGYGENGDTLGVDFRRRAAENFIGILGSLDDRNEFLFGSGDGLEQNLYQLDFDSPDHSDAHDFNLFRDDALPREATTAGGDSGGPLILDQTFDEELVIGVLSGGSRFFGAQPFSSYGTSSFYQPLYLFWDWIVENNPYRYATNVAGDGNWSDPDHWVLALDPNYRILTPEGALANGVPTNPGAGASGDDDTTDFGQICYQSGSVNECYDLATRTYYVNDTPVPGSEPEPQGEGTVRTQVVSRFADTLAAENEGHGTRTSITGVEDIAYAAGDVTNMALPPATFANGLPGGSGFVPDNRGYDPEEGINARYFDVTLAAAGTTTLDTDVEIDQLTIAGAETTLDITAGGELVSLMGISHATGIVNVDGTIGTYGDYTLFNGLLTGSGNIVAPYFTSIMGGIAPGTMGTTGTLNLYGNAILASASTLLIDVGANGVSDLFAVHAVDEEEDYGTIEAEGMASIGGTLAIAPVSGYLVRDGDTYTVLTAEGGISGTFDEALSISAILTPQVSYTANSVLVEIEAGSYADVIDSSSPVQSAYAQLLNQNRTQYGEYSELYGTLDVQNAETIRTTLQGFAPQAQTLTGFAGVAAVNVLTQFNSERIAGLDPSSSGGSLTMIGRPIEMAALSARGFGATDIRSDANQDIVQENVLPDNVSVFVAGGYIDGDSAGMAGVSAERNQFDGWFAAAGVEARLDDTSMIGFSVSYADIDGSVGGAPQTSEGQLYQGSLYGKVMMESGLTFDAQISAGAFDTRSIRNVAVPGGGYTLRAEDTAFVFTSEVGIGKSFDLGALSVGPRASIRASEIQFTPTAETGGGPALQYDLGTFESLQARAGAMLQGKTGMIRPYLSANYVHDFEERPAAFGANFVGGVGPNAIFALAGTDQDWAEIAGGVTVSTGNVDLSVSAQTTIEREDVEAQNYRGSVTFRF from the coding sequence ATGATGATGTTGCAAAAGAAATCTACGGCTTCGACGCGCGCAGTGAAGACGGCTCTTCTCACTTCGGCGGCGGGACTCTGCCTGCTTGGTAGCGCCGCCCATGCGCAGTCGGGACCGGAAATGGCACAGGACGTCGCCCATGCGGGCGGCGCGAACCTGGGCGTCGAGTTCATCCACAACACGCCGCAGGCCGCCAGCATCGAAGGCGTGCAGGATCAGCCGCAGATCGTGATCACCGGTCCCGGCCAGGGCGAGACCCCCACCACGATCCGCGACACCGCGGTCGACGTCACGGGCGTCGGCATGTTCTATCGCGCCGACGGCTTCGTCTGCACCGGTACGCTGATCAATCCGCGCACCGTCATCTTCGCCGCGCATTGCGTGAACGATGTCGAGACGGAGAACTGGGGCTCGGCGACCGGCGGCATCCCGGCGGCGTTCAGCTTCCGCTCCAACGCGCTTCCCGGCTTCCAGAACTGGTTCGCGAACAACTTCGAGACCAATACCGACGTTGACGTTTACAACGTCAATCAGATCGTCTTCCATCCCGACTCGCTCGAAACGGGTTTCCTTGAGGCCGATGTCGCGATCGCCTCGCTCGATACGCCCGCGGCAAACATCCCCACTTGGGCGCTGCTCTTCTCCGCCCTGCCCGCTCCCGAATCGATCTCGCTGACGAGCGGCACCGGCTATCACGTCAAGCTGAACGGCTATGGCGGCACCGGCTACGGCGAGAATGGCGACACGCTGGGTGTCGACTTCCGCCGTCGCGCTGCCGAGAATTTCATCGGCATCCTCGGCTCGCTCGACGATCGCAACGAGTTCCTGTTCGGCTCGGGCGACGGGCTCGAGCAGAACCTCTATCAGCTCGATTTCGACTCGCCCGATCATTCGGACGCGCACGACTTCAACCTGTTCCGCGACGACGCCCTGCCGCGTGAGGCGACGACCGCAGGCGGCGATTCGGGCGGTCCGCTGATCCTCGACCAGACGTTCGACGAGGAACTGGTGATCGGCGTGCTCTCGGGCGGCAGCCGCTTCTTCGGGGCACAGCCGTTCAGCTCCTACGGCACCAGCTCCTTCTATCAGCCGCTGTATCTGTTCTGGGACTGGATCGTCGAGAACAACCCCTATCGCTATGCCACCAACGTGGCCGGCGACGGCAACTGGAGCGATCCGGATCACTGGGTCCTCGCGCTCGATCCGAACTATCGCATCCTGACGCCGGAAGGCGCGCTCGCCAACGGCGTGCCGACCAATCCGGGCGCCGGCGCCAGCGGCGACGACGACACGACCGACTTCGGCCAGATCTGCTACCAGTCGGGCTCCGTCAACGAATGCTATGATCTCGCGACCCGCACCTATTACGTGAACGACACGCCGGTTCCCGGTTCCGAGCCCGAGCCCCAGGGCGAAGGCACAGTGCGGACGCAGGTCGTCTCGCGCTTCGCGGACACGCTTGCGGCCGAGAACGAGGGCCATGGCACGCGCACGTCGATCACCGGCGTCGAGGACATCGCCTACGCTGCGGGTGACGTCACCAACATGGCGCTCCCTCCGGCAACCTTCGCCAACGGGCTTCCCGGCGGCAGCGGCTTCGTGCCGGACAATCGGGGCTATGATCCCGAGGAGGGAATCAACGCGCGCTACTTCGACGTCACGCTCGCCGCGGCGGGCACGACCACGCTGGACACCGACGTCGAGATCGACCAGCTGACGATCGCGGGCGCCGAGACCACGCTCGACATCACGGCCGGCGGCGAGCTGGTGAGCCTGATGGGCATCAGCCACGCGACCGGCATCGTGAACGTCGACGGCACGATCGGCACCTATGGCGATTACACGCTGTTCAACGGGCTGCTCACCGGCTCGGGCAATATCGTCGCGCCCTATTTCACCAGCATCATGGGCGGCATCGCACCGGGCACCATGGGCACCACGGGCACGCTCAATCTCTACGGCAATGCGATTCTGGCCTCGGCCAGCACGCTGCTGATCGACGTTGGCGCGAACGGCGTCTCGGACCTCTTCGCCGTCCATGCAGTCGATGAGGAAGAGGATTACGGCACGATCGAAGCAGAGGGCATGGCCTCGATCGGCGGCACGCTCGCGATCGCGCCGGTGTCGGGCTATCTCGTCCGTGACGGCGACACCTATACGGTGCTGACCGCCGAGGGCGGAATTTCGGGCACGTTCGACGAAGCGCTTTCGATCAGCGCGATCCTGACGCCGCAGGTAAGCTACACCGCCAACTCGGTGCTGGTGGAGATCGAAGCGGGCAGCTACGCCGACGTCATCGACAGCTCGTCGCCGGTCCAGAGCGCCTATGCGCAGCTGCTCAATCAGAACCGCACGCAGTACGGCGAATACTCCGAGCTGTACGGCACGCTCGACGTGCAGAACGCCGAGACGATCCGCACCACGCTCCAGGGCTTCGCCCCCCAGGCGCAGACGCTCACCGGTTTCGCCGGCGTGGCTGCCGTCAACGTGCTGACGCAGTTCAACAGCGAACGGATCGCCGGGCTCGATCCGAGCAGCTCGGGCGGTTCGCTGACGATGATCGGCCGACCGATCGAAATGGCGGCGCTCAGCGCACGCGGTTTCGGCGCCACCGACATCCGCAGCGACGCGAACCAGGACATCGTGCAGGAGAATGTCCTGCCCGACAACGTCAGCGTCTTCGTCGCCGGCGGTTATATCGACGGTGACAGCGCCGGAATGGCCGGCGTGTCGGCCGAGCGGAACCAGTTCGATGGCTGGTTCGCCGCGGCCGGCGTCGAGGCACGGCTCGACGACACCAGCATGATCGGTTTCTCGGTCTCCTATGCCGATATCGACGGATCGGTGGGCGGCGCGCCGCAAACCTCCGAAGGGCAGCTCTATCAGGGCAGCCTCTACGGCAAGGTCATGATGGAAAGCGGCCTCACCTTCGATGCGCAGATCAGCGCCGGCGCCTTCGACACGCGCAGCATCCGCAACGTCGCGGTGCCGGGCGGCGGCTACACGCTGCGCGCCGAGGACACTGCCTTCGTCTTCACCAGCGAAGTGGGTATCGGCAAGAGCTTCGATCTCGGCGCGCTCTCGGTCGGGCCGCGCGCCTCGATCCGGGCAAGCGAGATCCAGTTCACGCCAACCGCGGAAACCGGCGGCGGTCCGGCGCTGCAGTATGATCTGGGCACCTTCGAGAGCCTTCAGGCGCGTGCCGGTGCGATGCTGCAGGGCAAGACCGGCATGATCCGGCCGTACCTGAGCGCAAACTATGTCCACGATTTTGAAGAGCGCCCGGCGGCGTTCGGTGCGAATTTCGTGGGCGGCGTCGGCCCGAACGCGATCTTCGCGCTTGCGGGCACCGATCAGGATTGGGCGGAAATCGCCGGCGGCGTGACGGTTTCGACCGGCAACGTCGACCTGTCGGTCTCCGCGCAGACCACGATCGAGCGCGAGGACGTCGAGGCACAGAACTATCGCGGATCGGTCACCTTCCGCTTCTGA
- a CDS encoding metallophosphoesterase family protein, with protein MIRLFHVSDIHFGAEDREALDWFAHRTREEQPDAVIVTGDLTMRARSHEFAAAAEWLRSLDRPTTVEVGNHDLPYFDLFARFFRPYRRYRAVEDMIEKPLDLKGVAIVPLKTTARFQFRLNWSKGRVSTRALQKSLSIVESLPKDELVFVACHHPLVEADTQATSRTRRGRQALEALATAGADAVLTGHVHDPFDIERHVEGKPIRLVGAGTLSERVREHPPSFNEIRIEGRSFETVARFMNEAHPEREGAEVPVTGDERRAANA; from the coding sequence ATGATCCGCCTGTTCCACGTCAGCGACATCCATTTCGGGGCCGAGGATCGCGAAGCGCTCGACTGGTTCGCTCATAGGACGCGCGAGGAGCAGCCCGATGCCGTGATCGTGACCGGCGACCTGACGATGCGCGCGCGTTCTCACGAGTTCGCCGCCGCAGCGGAATGGCTGCGGAGCCTCGACCGGCCGACGACGGTGGAAGTGGGCAATCACGATCTTCCCTATTTCGATCTCTTCGCCCGCTTCTTCAGGCCGTATCGCCGGTATCGCGCGGTCGAGGACATGATCGAGAAGCCGCTCGACCTGAAGGGGGTGGCGATCGTTCCGCTGAAGACGACCGCGCGCTTCCAGTTCCGGCTCAACTGGTCGAAGGGCCGCGTGAGTACGCGCGCGTTGCAGAAATCGCTGTCGATCGTCGAATCGCTGCCGAAGGACGAGCTGGTGTTCGTCGCCTGTCATCATCCGCTGGTGGAGGCGGACACCCAGGCGACCTCGCGCACGCGTCGGGGTCGGCAGGCGCTGGAGGCGCTCGCCACCGCCGGTGCCGACGCGGTGCTGACCGGCCACGTCCATGATCCGTTCGACATCGAGCGGCATGTGGAGGGCAAGCCGATCCGCCTGGTGGGAGCGGGCACGCTTTCCGAGCGGGTGCGCGAGCACCCGCCCTCGTTCAACGAGATCCGGATCGAGGGGCGCAGCTTCGAAACGGTCGCGCGCTTCATGAACGAGGCCCATCCGGAGCGCGAAGGCGCGGAAGTGCCGGTGACCGGCGACGAGCGCCGCGCGGCCAACGCCTGA
- the rplM gene encoding 50S ribosomal protein L13 yields MKALMKTTKAVKPHEVEKKWHIVDADGLVVGRAAAIIANVLRGKHKPSFTPHVDCGDNVIVINADKVRFTGKKLTQKMYYKHTGYIGGIKEVRADKVLDGRFPERVLEKAIERMIPRGPLGRQQMRNLRIYAGSEHPHEAQNPEVLDIAAMNRKNKVGA; encoded by the coding sequence ATGAAGGCGCTCATGAAGACCACCAAGGCGGTCAAGCCGCACGAGGTGGAAAAGAAGTGGCACATCGTCGATGCCGACGGCCTGGTGGTCGGTCGCGCGGCGGCGATCATCGCCAATGTCCTGCGCGGCAAGCACAAGCCGAGCTTCACTCCGCACGTCGATTGCGGTGACAATGTCATCGTCATCAATGCGGACAAGGTGCGCTTCACCGGCAAGAAGCTGACGCAGAAGATGTATTATAAGCACACCGGCTACATCGGCGGCATCAAGGAAGTCCGCGCCGACAAGGTGCTGGACGGCCGCTTCCCCGAGCGCGTGCTGGAGAAGGCCATCGAGCGCATGATCCCGCGCGGCCCGCTCGGCCGTCAGCAGATGCGCAACCTGCGCATCTATGCCGGTTCGGAGCATCCGCACGAAGCGCAGAACCCCGAAGTCCTCGATATCGCGGCGATGAACCGCAAGAACAAGGTGGGCGCGTAA
- the cutA gene encoding divalent-cation tolerance protein CutA, protein MSDIALVYTTFESHADAAAAAEAVVAERLAACVHLLASCTSVYRWEGAVVQGSEVPALFKTTPALVERLRSRIAELHSYDLPVIEAWPAAAAAAVSDWVEAETEG, encoded by the coding sequence ATGAGCGATATCGCGCTCGTCTATACGACTTTCGAGAGCCATGCCGATGCGGCTGCTGCCGCCGAGGCCGTCGTCGCCGAGCGGCTTGCGGCCTGCGTTCATCTGCTCGCGTCCTGCACCTCGGTCTATCGCTGGGAAGGCGCCGTGGTTCAGGGCAGCGAAGTGCCTGCGCTGTTCAAGACGACACCCGCGCTGGTCGAACGCCTGCGAAGCCGCATCGCCGAACTCCATTCCTATGACCTGCCGGTGATCGAAGCCTGGCCCGCGGCCGCCGCCGCGGCGGTTTCGGATTGGGTCGAGGCGGAAACCGAAGGGTGA
- a CDS encoding Fur family transcriptional regulator — translation MHAHDHHEPQGAELTRAARTTLEKAGEQWTAMRERVFEALAGFDKPASAYDIAEAVSKSEGRRVAANSVYRILDLFVTANLARRVESANAYVANAHPDCLHDCIFLVCDSCGQTTHLDDDRITRNVRAAAKDAGFSPIRPVIEVRGKCGACD, via the coding sequence ATGCACGCGCACGATCATCATGAACCTCAGGGCGCCGAGCTGACGCGCGCCGCCCGGACCACGCTCGAGAAGGCCGGCGAGCAATGGACGGCGATGCGCGAGCGCGTGTTCGAGGCGCTGGCGGGCTTCGACAAGCCGGCTTCGGCCTATGATATCGCGGAGGCGGTTTCCAAGTCGGAAGGGCGTCGGGTCGCGGCGAACAGCGTCTATCGTATCCTTGATCTGTTCGTGACTGCGAATCTCGCGCGGCGAGTGGAAAGCGCCAACGCCTATGTCGCGAACGCGCATCCCGATTGCCTGCACGATTGCATCTTTCTGGTGTGCGATTCGTGCGGCCAGACCACGCACCTCGACGACGACAGGATCACGCGCAACGTGCGCGCGGCGGCGAAGGACGCCGGCTTTTCGCCGATTCGCCCGGTGATCGAAGTGCGCGGAAAATGCGGCGCCTGCGACTAG
- a CDS encoding diacylglycerol/lipid kinase family protein has protein sequence MQKLWFVTNHLSGTATREKCEALEAVFEERGLVLAGRTQFPDDDLPDGAQLDAAGVDTVVLFAGDGTINAALCKLGRWEGAFLILPGGTMNLLAKELHGNETDPHKIVHAAHVCDRRVALPFVEAGPHRAFVGLILGPAAHWFRAREEMRAHRLARLWRAVRFAWRKTFGGHGVRVYGAPDLRAGYQAVFVKPDPSGLEVDGIDAHDWSSIVELGWDWLTGDWVAARAVTHTRTDHLRVRGTRPVLALFDGEPETLEPRVVITSGKSLPGFIATRQESAE, from the coding sequence ATGCAGAAGCTCTGGTTCGTCACAAATCACCTTTCCGGCACGGCGACTCGCGAAAAATGCGAGGCGCTCGAGGCCGTGTTCGAGGAGCGCGGACTGGTGCTCGCCGGTCGCACCCAGTTTCCCGACGACGATCTGCCCGACGGGGCGCAGCTCGACGCCGCGGGCGTCGACACGGTGGTGCTGTTCGCCGGAGACGGGACGATCAACGCCGCGCTGTGCAAGCTCGGGCGCTGGGAAGGCGCCTTTCTGATCCTGCCGGGCGGCACGATGAACCTGCTGGCGAAGGAGCTGCACGGCAACGAGACCGATCCGCACAAGATCGTCCATGCCGCGCATGTCTGCGACCGGCGCGTTGCGCTGCCGTTCGTCGAGGCGGGCCCGCACCGCGCCTTCGTCGGCCTGATCCTGGGGCCGGCGGCGCACTGGTTTCGCGCGCGCGAGGAGATGCGCGCGCATCGCCTGGCGCGGCTCTGGCGGGCGGTCCGATTCGCCTGGCGCAAGACCTTCGGGGGGCACGGAGTGCGGGTCTATGGCGCGCCCGATCTGCGCGCCGGTTATCAGGCGGTGTTCGTGAAGCCCGATCCTAGCGGTCTCGAAGTCGATGGGATCGACGCGCACGACTGGAGCTCAATCGTCGAACTCGGCTGGGACTGGCTGACCGGCGACTGGGTGGCGGCCCGTGCGGTGACCCACACGCGCACAGATCACTTGCGCGTTCGGGGAACACGGCCGGTACTTGCCTTGTTCGATGGAGAACCGGAGACGCTGGAGCCGCGTGTCGTCATCACGAGCGGCAAGAGCCTCCCCGGCTTTATCGCCACGCGTCAGGAGAGCGCCGAATGA
- a CDS encoding COX15/CtaA family protein, translating to MLQPTRPSATARPRAIAHWLFAVAALIVLMVLVGGITRLTESGLSITEWKPVTGAVPPLSDAQWQAEFAKYQRIPEYQLVNQGMTLAEFKTIFFWEYVHRLLGRLIGLAFFVPLVWFAVRKAIPQGYGWRLGALFALGALQGAIGWWMVTSGLSERTDVSHFRLAVHLLTALFILAGTIWTALDLLALHRDPAARPARFTRTAAIVSGLLFVQLLFGAFVAGLNAGLVANDWPLMNGRFFPSEVLEVRGFFDALVNDPAMVHWIHRWWAWLAVAGLVVLARHARRAGCRPASIALHSAFGIQILLGIATVWSSVALVLAAAHQLTGALVVAATAWAAHAAGRR from the coding sequence GTGCTCCAGCCGACTCGCCCCTCCGCCACTGCCCGCCCCCGCGCGATCGCGCACTGGCTGTTCGCCGTTGCCGCGCTGATCGTCCTGATGGTGCTGGTCGGTGGCATCACGCGCCTCACCGAATCGGGCCTGTCGATCACGGAATGGAAGCCGGTGACCGGTGCGGTACCGCCGCTCAGCGACGCCCAGTGGCAGGCCGAATTCGCCAAATACCAGCGCATTCCCGAATATCAGCTCGTCAATCAGGGCATGACGCTCGCCGAGTTCAAGACGATCTTCTTCTGGGAATATGTCCATCGGCTGCTCGGCCGGCTGATCGGCCTCGCCTTTTTCGTCCCGCTCGTCTGGTTCGCGGTGCGCAAGGCTATTCCGCAAGGCTATGGCTGGCGGCTGGGCGCGCTCTTCGCGCTCGGCGCGCTGCAGGGCGCGATCGGCTGGTGGATGGTGACTTCGGGCCTCAGCGAGCGCACCGACGTCAGCCATTTCCGACTGGCGGTCCATCTGCTCACCGCGTTGTTCATCCTCGCGGGTACGATCTGGACCGCGCTCGACCTGCTGGCGTTGCACCGCGACCCGGCGGCCCGACCGGCGCGCTTCACGCGCACCGCGGCGATCGTTTCCGGGCTGCTGTTCGTCCAATTGCTCTTCGGCGCCTTCGTGGCGGGGCTGAACGCCGGCCTCGTCGCGAACGACTGGCCGCTGATGAACGGCCGCTTCTTCCCCTCCGAGGTTCTGGAAGTGCGCGGCTTTTTCGACGCGCTCGTCAATGATCCGGCGATGGTTCACTGGATCCACCGCTGGTGGGCCTGGCTCGCAGTCGCCGGACTCGTCGTGCTCGCGCGGCATGCTCGGCGCGCGGGGTGCCGCCCCGCGTCGATCGCGCTGCACAGCGCGTTCGGCATCCAGATCCTGCTCGGCATCGCCACCGTATGGTCGAGCGTCGCGCTCGTACTGGCGGCGGCGCATCAGCTTACCGGCGCGCTGGTCGTCGCGGCCACTGCATGGGCGGCGCATGCGGCTGGCCGGCGATGA
- a CDS encoding MerC domain-containing protein, with protein MPAVLSLSRMWGGVDSRLDRWAIGISGLCLAHCLATTVFLALLSSAGALFNPLIHEVGLVLAIAFGVLALGRGIVTHGYFTPAVVGAFGLGMMAGALSLPHGGHETFWTIAGVALVALGHDLNRRAAR; from the coding sequence ATGCCAGCTGTGCTCTCCCTTTCCCGCATGTGGGGCGGCGTCGATTCGCGTCTCGATCGCTGGGCGATCGGGATCAGCGGCCTCTGCCTTGCGCATTGCCTGGCGACCACGGTCTTTCTGGCGCTGCTCTCTTCGGCGGGCGCGCTCTTCAACCCCCTGATCCACGAAGTCGGGCTGGTGCTGGCAATCGCGTTCGGCGTGCTGGCGCTCGGCCGCGGGATCGTGACTCACGGCTATTTCACGCCCGCGGTTGTGGGCGCCTTTGGCCTGGGCATGATGGCGGGTGCGCTTTCGCTGCCGCACGGCGGCCACGAGACTTTCTGGACGATCGCCGGTGTTGCGCTGGTGGCGCTTGGGCACGACCTCAATCGCCGCGCCGCTCGTTGA
- a CDS encoding class I SAM-dependent methyltransferase, whose product MTSREATSYLPLSDDALWPEDVERTASDWAHVLAFGAIGWPWLARSLSGGSKRAKRELLERLDLAPDALPNLGSWKADTGFLTLIVDHILERKPETVVELGAGASSLVIGKALQKSSGSGSGQLISCDQHADFVAATHEWLRENGVEADLRATPFRRPPGDWPGVWYDHGPLPPQIDLLIVDGPPWTIHPYVRGAAESLFDRMPVGGTVMLDDAARPGERVVARRWRRRWPNFEFKLVNKGTKGTLIGTRLR is encoded by the coding sequence ATGACGTCCCGCGAGGCGACTTCCTATCTGCCACTGTCCGACGATGCCTTGTGGCCGGAAGACGTCGAGCGCACCGCGTCGGATTGGGCGCACGTCCTGGCGTTCGGCGCGATCGGCTGGCCGTGGCTCGCGCGCAGTCTTTCGGGCGGATCGAAGCGCGCGAAGCGCGAGTTGCTCGAGCGGCTCGATCTCGCGCCCGATGCGCTGCCGAACCTTGGAAGCTGGAAGGCCGATACCGGCTTCCTCACGCTGATCGTCGATCACATTCTCGAGCGGAAGCCCGAAACCGTCGTCGAGCTGGGCGCCGGCGCCTCCAGCCTGGTGATCGGCAAGGCGCTTCAGAAGAGCAGCGGCAGCGGCAGCGGTCAGCTCATCAGCTGCGATCAGCACGCGGATTTCGTCGCCGCGACGCACGAATGGCTGCGCGAGAACGGTGTCGAGGCCGATCTGCGCGCCACGCCGTTCCGCCGTCCGCCCGGCGACTGGCCAGGCGTCTGGTACGACCATGGCCCGTTGCCGCCGCAGATCGACCTGCTGATCGTCGATGGCCCGCCCTGGACGATCCATCCCTATGTGCGCGGTGCCGCCGAAAGCCTGTTCGATCGGATGCCGGTGGGCGGCACGGTGATGCTGGACGACGCGGCACGCCCGGGCGAGCGCGTCGTCGCGCGCCGTTGGCGGCGGCGCTGGCCGAACTTCGAGTTCAAGCTGGTCAACAAGGGCACCAAGGGCACGCTGATCGGCACCCGGCTGCGCTGA
- the rpsI gene encoding 30S ribosomal protein S9 gives MTDNRQSLSDLGNVVQGQPLAAEGEQGTETTLPSPAQSTAPLREQELDQYGRAYATGRRKDAVARVWLKPGSGKITINGRDQATYFARPTLRLVINQPFDVADRRGQYDVVCTVKGGGLSGQAGAVKHGIAQALTRYEPALRSPVKAAGFLTRDPRAVERKKYGRAKARRSFQFSKR, from the coding sequence ATGACCGACAATCGCCAGTCCCTTTCCGACCTGGGCAACGTCGTCCAGGGTCAGCCGCTCGCCGCCGAAGGCGAGCAGGGCACCGAGACCACGCTGCCCTCGCCGGCTCAGTCGACCGCGCCCCTGCGCGAGCAGGAGCTCGATCAATATGGCCGCGCCTATGCCACCGGCCGCCGCAAGGATGCGGTCGCACGCGTGTGGCTGAAGCCTGGTTCGGGCAAGATCACGATCAACGGCCGCGATCAGGCGACGTATTTCGCGCGCCCCACGCTGCGCCTCGTCATCAACCAGCCGTTCGATGTCGCTGACCGCCGCGGCCAGTATGACGTCGTCTGCACCGTCAAGGGCGGCGGCCTCTCCGGTCAGGCCGGCGCAGTGAAGCACGGCATCGCTCAGGCGCTCACCCGCTACGAGCCGGCGCTGCGCAGCCCGGTCAAGGCCGCAGGCTTCCTGACGCGCGACCCGCGCGCCGTCGAGCGCAAGAAGTACGGCCGCGCCAAGGCACGCCGCAGCTTTCAGTTCTCGAAGCGCTAA